In Electrophorus electricus isolate fEleEle1 chromosome 14, fEleEle1.pri, whole genome shotgun sequence, a single window of DNA contains:
- the tbkbp1 gene encoding TANK-binding kinase 1-binding protein 1, whose protein sequence is MESLFGGELGLLGGTEGLKEDGCGVGWAGSPLPEDMYSASHFALISAYQDIKTRLAGLERENTDIKRKLKLYEIKFPMIGDFGDDRNSYCSFESKDTALLQSENGNLQQRINILTHELQKSKEREEQLEDVIQAYEKIHMEKNNLQRDLDKMTSLVENHVERIHSLETALRQRDSSLHKLTQLHSKDMQYLQLHASPDPHRLDCPALTLQSSRSLDTLSDLKLQRLEAELEGARHEAQGACQREEELKAECERLQEELRELQNNQRQRDVSSTCAQCDVEWIKKVGDEQVNLALAYTELTEELGKLQALSAKQTEILRSVSQEQASPVQRHSPVPHQRHSPIPQRHSPVPQRHSPVSQRHSPVPQRRSPVLQRLSPDMHRRSPLPEISDGPASYSCRPPIHHLRASFQGRRSYSEVADPSAYQRPPRFTLDPVSTLPKPRPYVESYHKQTQQQTQQTQQQQHGGSPHILAQRRGSHPGLQAAAAEGGMAESPRHSRELSFQHSELSHLHYEPQPGPAPLHAAPQPPHSSEDEEEWTCPHPISPPRTLGASGPTSGMRGPASCSAFPIPARPNTLSCHPSGYLHAEHAQSWPSINLWMETEEESDVRSCPLCHLIFPVGYPDDALIKHIDSHLENSKI, encoded by the exons ATGGAGTCTCTGTTCGGGGGCGAACTAGGCTTGCTGGGTGGCACCGAAGGGCTGAAGGAGGATGGCTGTGGAGTGGGTTGGGCTGGTTCACCCTTACCCGAGGACATGTATTCAGCCTCTCACTTCGCGCTCATCAGCGCCTACCAGGACATCAAGACCCGGCTGGCCGGCCTGGAGAGGGAGAACACCGACATCAAGAGGAAGCTCAAGCTCTACGAGATAAAG TTCCCCATGATTGGTGACTTTGGCGATGACAGAAACTCCTACTGCTCATTTGAGTCCAAAGACACGGCCCTGCTCCAGTCGGAGAATGGCAATCTACAGCAGAGAATCAACATCCTCACTCATGAG CTTCAGAAGAGTAAGGAGCGTGAGGAACAGCTGGAAGATGTCATCCAGGCTTATGAGAAGATCCACATGGAGAAGAACAATCTCCAAAGAGACCTGGACAAGATG ACGTCTCTAGTGGAGAACCACGTGGAGCGGATCCACAGTCTGGAGACGGCTCTGAGGCAGCGAGACAGCTCTCTCCACAAActcacacagctgcacagcaAAGACATGCAGTACCTACAACTCCATGCCAGCCCTGATCCACACA GACTAGACTGCCCAGCTTTGACCCTCCAGAGTTCCCGTAGTTTGGACACGCTATCTGATCTCAAACTACAACGACTGGAGGCGGAGCTAGAAGGGGCGCGGCACGAGGCTCAGGGGGCATGtcagagggaggaggagctgaaggcTGAGTGTGAAAGACTGCAAGAGGAGTTAAGAGAGCTTCAGAATAACCAGAGACAGCGG GACGTGAGCTCTACCTGTGCGCAGTGTGATGTGGAATGGATAAAGAAGGTGGGAGATGAACA ggtgaaTCTCGCCCTGGCCTACACAGAGCTGACTGAGGAGCTTGGTAAACTGCAGGCACTGAGTGCTAAACAAACAGAGATTTTGAGGAGTGTGTCACAGGAGCAGGCCAGCCCAG TTCAGCGTCATTCCCCTGTGCCTCACCAGAGGCACTCGCCCATCCCGCAGAGGCACTCGCCCGTCCCGCAGAGGCACTCGCCCGTCTCACAGCGCCACTCCCCTGTGCCCCAACGCCGCTCCCCGGTCCTGCAGCGCCTCTCGCCAGACATGCACCGCCGTTCGCCCCTGCCTGAGATCAGCGACGGTCCCGCCTCCTACTCCTGCAGGCCGCCCATCCACCACCTGAGGGCGAGCTTCCAGGGACGGCGCAGCTACTCGGAGGTGGCCGACCCGTCTGCCTACCAGCGCCCGCCACGCTTCACTCTGGACCCCGTGTCCACGCTGCCCAAGCCCCGGCCCTACGTGGAGAGCTACCATAAGCAGACGCAGCAGCAGACGCAGCAGacgcaacagcagcagcacggGGGAAGTCCGCATATCCTGGCCCAAAGGCGAGGCTCCCACCCCGGGCTCCAGGCGGCAGCAGCGGAGGGTGGCATGGCTGAGTCCCCGAGACACTCCAGGGAGCTGTCTTTCCAGCACTCAGAACTGTCCCATCTCCATTACGAGCCGCAGCCAGGTCCGGCGCCACTGCATGCTGCACCACAGCCACCCCATTCCtcggaggatgaggaggaatggACCTGTCCCCACCCCATCAGCCCCCCGCGGACGCTGGGGGCTTCTGGTCCCACCTCTGGCATGAGAGGCCCAGCCTCCTGTTCTGCCTTCCCGATACCAGCACGCCCAAATACTCTAAGCTGCCACCCATCTGGTTATCTGCATGCAGAACATGCCCAGTCCTGGCCTTCCATTAAT CTGTggatggagacagaggaggagagtgatGTCAGGAGCTGCCCACTTTGCCACCTGATCTTCCCTGT